The genomic window CAGCATCTGTTCGATAGAAGTTTCTGCGACATGCATTCGAGTATCACTGGAAGCATAGTAGATTAGTAAACGTCCATCATCATCGAGAATAGCTCCATTACAAAACACAACATTAGATACATCACCTATCCGTTCAATACCCTTAGGTGCGATGAAATGTCCTCCTGGAGAGGCTATAACCTTTCCAGGTTCATTAAGATCAGAGAGAACAGCATAGATAACATAGCGAAGTCCTGCAGCCGTGTTACGAACACCATGCATTATATGAAGCCAGCCCTCTTTTGTTTTAATAGGAACAGCCCCTCCTCCGTTCTTCACTTCCTTAATGGTATGATAAACTTTTGGATCCATGAGGTTTTCCTCTTTGATATGGGCATTGTCCATAGAATCGGATAGTCCCCAGCAGACACCCCCACCAGAACCTGTTGAGATAAAGCCGTCCTGAGGGCGAGTATATAATAAGTATTGCCCTTTATAAAATTCCGGATGAAGCAGGACATTTCGCTGTTGAGGTCCAGGGGTCTTTAAGTTGGGCAGACGCTCCCAATTCTCCATGTCTTTGGTTCTTACGATTCCTGCGGCAGCTACGGCACGGGAAGTGTCTCCTTCAGGAGCATCTGGATCATGACTTTCTGCGCAAAAGATACCATAGATATATCCATCTTCATGAGCTGTTAATCGCATGTCATACACATTGGTTTCCATGGAATCTACATCTTCCAAAAGAAGTGGTTCCCCAACAAATTCCCAATGATTGATACCATCTGGACTCTTTGCTGTAGCGAAGAAGGATTTACGGTCATCTCCCTCTACGCGTACCACCATCATATATTCTCCCTTAAACTTAATGGCCCCTGCATTAAAAGCAGCATTAATACCCAGACGTTCCTGAAATAAAGGATTTGTTTTAGGGTTTAGATCATATCTCCAATGAACAGGAACATGATCTTCTGTTAAAATAGGGGCATCATATCGGTAATAGACTCCATTTGAGGGTTCTACTTTCTTAAGTTTTTTACTGATAAGGTCATTATAAGCTTTATATACAGCTTTCTTTCTATCTTCAAATACACTCATTTATTACTCCTTAATCCTCATTATGAGTTCCATACAGGCACGTCCGTTATGATAGGGAGTCTTCCACTGTCCCCCCTTCTCATATTCATCCATAACAGTACCGGAAGCACGACGTCCCCAGAACCATTCCCCTTTATCATGATCAATAATGTTTTTCTTTATAAAGTCCCATGTTTTGTAGACAGCCTCTAGATAATGAGGTTGTCCTGTCATTTGCC from Spirochaeta cellobiosiphila DSM 17781 includes these protein-coding regions:
- a CDS encoding glycoside hydrolase family 130 protein, with the translated sequence MSVFEDRKKAVYKAYNDLISKKLKKVEPSNGVYYRYDAPILTEDHVPVHWRYDLNPKTNPLFQERLGINAAFNAGAIKFKGEYMMVVRVEGDDRKSFFATAKSPDGINHWEFVGEPLLLEDVDSMETNVYDMRLTAHEDGYIYGIFCAESHDPDAPEGDTSRAVAAAGIVRTKDMENWERLPNLKTPGPQQRNVLLHPEFYKGQYLLYTRPQDGFISTGSGGGVCWGLSDSMDNAHIKEENLMDPKVYHTIKEVKNGGGAVPIKTKEGWLHIMHGVRNTAAGLRYVIYAVLSDLNEPGKVIASPGGHFIAPKGIERIGDVSNVVFCNGAILDDDGRLLIYYASSDTRMHVAETSIEQMLDYVKNTPKDRLRSRTSVEDRISLIRNNKEFL